One Lagopus muta isolate bLagMut1 chromosome 10, bLagMut1 primary, whole genome shotgun sequence DNA segment encodes these proteins:
- the TEX9 gene encoding testis-expressed protein 9 isoform X3, which yields MRKIGDPLFLKVSSLTHSHTKPSNKKKCASASMVQNRTYCGNKGKRITSSSEINLETQNADDVAVLEDCTGFSLAKTVSEIEGKVEKGGLPDCLDDDIIPNTASEVGAETQIRFLKAKLRVVQEELDSIVCECRRKDDENQNLKSQLKDTEEERTRLQRKISVQQSQTEKYKMLSQEASKKCEGLQQEVVALGKELENLKRVQKQAASRQSATEVRLNRALEEAEKYKAELNKLKQSNKDVASRELKTIEELKAENKKLQKQKGELITGFKKQLKLIDILKRQKMHIEAARMLSFTEEEFMKALEWGND from the exons ATGAGGAAAATAGG agatCCACTCTTTCTTAAAGTTTCGTCTCTTACGCACTCTCACACCAAG CcatcaaacaaaaagaaatgtgctTCTGCATCCATGGTTCAGAATAGAACGTATTGtggaaataaagggaaaagaataaCGTCAAG TTCAGAAATCAATCTGGAAACACAAAACGCTGATGATGTTGCAGTGTTGGAGGATTGCACTGGTTTTTCTTTAGCAAAAACAGTGAGTGAAATTGAAGGAAAAGTAGAGAAAGGAGGCTTGCCAGATTGTCTGGATGATGATATTATTCCAAACACTGCAAGTGAAGTTGGAGCAG AAACACAAATCAGGTTTCTTAAGGCAAAGTTACGTGTTGTGCAGGAAGAGCTGGATAGCATCGTGTGCGAATGCAGGAGAAAG GATGatgaaaatcagaatttaaaatcTCAGCTTAAAGatactgaagaagaaaggacGAGACTGCAACGAAAGATCAGCGTGCAGCAGTCTCAGACTGAGAAATACAAGATGTTATCACAAGAAGCAAGCAAAAAGTGTGAAGGATTACAGCAAGAGGTTGTTGCGCTAGGAAAG GAATTAGAGAATTTAAAGCGTGTACAAAAACAAGCTGCAAGCAGACAGAGCGCAACAGAGGTTCGCTTAAATAGGGCcctggaagaagcagaaaagtatAAAGCAGAGCTGAATAAACTGAAGCAAAGTAACAAG GATGTAGCTAGCCGAGAACTCAAAACAATTGAAGAattaaaggcagaaaacaagaaactgcagaaacaaaaaggagaacTAATAACAGGTttcaaaaagcagctgaagttaATTGATATTTTAAAGAGACAAAAG
- the TEX9 gene encoding testis-expressed protein 9 isoform X4 produces MVQNRTYCGNKGKRITSSSEINLETQNADDVAVLEDCTGFSLAKTVSEIEGKVEKGGLPDCLDDDIIPNTASEVGAETQIRFLKAKLRVVQEELDSIVCECRRKDDENQNLKSQLKDTEEERTRLQRKISVQQSQTEKYKMLSQEASKKCEGLQQEVVALGKELENLKRVQKQAASRQSATEVRLNRALEEAEKYKAELNKLKQSNKDVASRELKTIEELKAENKKLQKQKGELITGFKKQLKLIDILKRQKMHIEAARMLSFTEEEFMKALEWGND; encoded by the exons ATGGTTCAGAATAGAACGTATTGtggaaataaagggaaaagaataaCGTCAAG TTCAGAAATCAATCTGGAAACACAAAACGCTGATGATGTTGCAGTGTTGGAGGATTGCACTGGTTTTTCTTTAGCAAAAACAGTGAGTGAAATTGAAGGAAAAGTAGAGAAAGGAGGCTTGCCAGATTGTCTGGATGATGATATTATTCCAAACACTGCAAGTGAAGTTGGAGCAG AAACACAAATCAGGTTTCTTAAGGCAAAGTTACGTGTTGTGCAGGAAGAGCTGGATAGCATCGTGTGCGAATGCAGGAGAAAG GATGatgaaaatcagaatttaaaatcTCAGCTTAAAGatactgaagaagaaaggacGAGACTGCAACGAAAGATCAGCGTGCAGCAGTCTCAGACTGAGAAATACAAGATGTTATCACAAGAAGCAAGCAAAAAGTGTGAAGGATTACAGCAAGAGGTTGTTGCGCTAGGAAAG GAATTAGAGAATTTAAAGCGTGTACAAAAACAAGCTGCAAGCAGACAGAGCGCAACAGAGGTTCGCTTAAATAGGGCcctggaagaagcagaaaagtatAAAGCAGAGCTGAATAAACTGAAGCAAAGTAACAAG GATGTAGCTAGCCGAGAACTCAAAACAATTGAAGAattaaaggcagaaaacaagaaactgcagaaacaaaaaggagaacTAATAACAGGTttcaaaaagcagctgaagttaATTGATATTTTAAAGAGACAAAAG